Proteins from one Ipomoea triloba cultivar NCNSP0323 chromosome 1, ASM357664v1 genomic window:
- the LOC116011005 gene encoding uncharacterized protein LOC116011005 encodes MEERLDKVMATTDWCNLLDKAYVENGVVEDALKDRKAEGLISCLHLCGERLRRWGEDHFHKFGERIRLLRRKQLSLRRVRDPTFLAEFQLLEDQLARLEAQEDAIWKQRAKQHWLRGADTNTWFFHRYASAQKKKNSLSRLKNDSGVWVEGERDNELLLPPFAYDEVKATLFSMFPDKASGPNGMNPGFYQHYWDVVGEDVLAFVVNCLSSCFGLNDTNVVLIPKKSIPESVSDLRPIALCNVVYKIMAKSQSVLILNRLITDNILVAVEVGYFLNRKQCGMVGWGALKLDMEKSYDCMKWPFLRKMMLALGFAEKWVELIMLHVTTVSYNFLINEASSGQVVSTYNRLLFFKANVHEAGAIKHCLDVYEGMSSQAVNYHKSSICFSRNTSKSDREEVAGVLGVAQATNFGKYLGLPSFVGRNKRAAFSYIEDKIRRRICSWNKRLLSQAGKEILLKSVAQAMPTFSMRVL; translated from the exons ATGGAGGAAAGATTGGACAAGGTTATGGCCACCACAGACTGGTGCAATTTACTTGACAAAGCTTATGTGGAGAAT GGGGTGGTGGAAgatgccttgaaggataggaagGCGGAAGGGCTCATAAGCTGCTTACATCTATGTGGAGAGAGGTTGAGGAGGTGGGGAGAAGATCACTTTCACAAGTTTGGTGAGCGCATAAGACTTCTTCGCAGGAAACAACTGTCCTTGCGTAGGGTGAGGGACCCAACCTTCTTGGCTGAGTTCCAGCTTTTGGAGGATCAGTTGGCCCGGCTAGAGGCCCAGGAGGATGCTATTTGGAAGCAGCGAGCCAAACAACATTGGTTGAGGGGAGCGGACACGAACACATGGTTTTTCCACAGGTATGCCTCTgcccaaaagaagaaaaactctTTGTCTAGACTTAAGAATGATTCTGGGGTGTGGGTTGAGGGTGAG AGGGATAATGAACTTTTATTGCCCCCATTTGCTTATGATGAGGTTAAAGCAACCCTGTTTTCTATGTTTCCTGATAAAGCCTCGGGGCCCAATGGGATGAACCCTGGGTTTTATCAGCATTATTGGGATGTAGTAGGTGAGGATGTGTTGGCCTTTGTGGTTAATTGCCTGAGTTCTTGTTTTGGTCTCAATGACACTAACGTGGTGTTGATTCCTAAGAAGAGTATTCCTGAGTCTGTGTCAGACTTAAGGCCTATTGCGTTGTGTAATGTTGTTTACAAGATTATGGCTAAG TCTCAAAGTGTGCTCATTCTGAATAGGCTCATTACTGACAATATCCTAGTGGCAGTAGAGGTGGGGTATTTTCTGAATAGGAAGCAATGTGGTATGGTTGGGTGGGGAGCATTGAAATTGGATATGGAAAAATCTTATGATTGTATGAAGTGGCCCTTTCTGCGGAAAATGATGCTGGCTTTGGGCTTTGCTGAAAAATGGGTTGAGCTAATTATGCTTCATGTTACCACTGTCTCCTATAATTTCTTGATTAATGAAGCTAGTAGTGGGCAGGTTGTGTCAACCT ATAATAGGCTTTTGTTCTTTAAGGCAAATGTCCACGAAGCTGGGGCGATTAAACATTGTTTGGATGTATATGAAGGTATGTCTAGTCAGGCCGTGAACTACCACAAGTCTAGTATTTGTTTTAGTAGGAACACTTCTAAGAGTGATAGAGAAGAGGTGGCTGGTGTGCTAGGTGTTGCTCAAGCAACAAACTTTGGTAAGTATTTGGGACTGCCAagctttgtggggaggaataaGAGAGCTGCCTTTTCATACATTGAAGATAAGATCAGGCGAAGAATCTGTTCATGGAATAAGAGATTATTGTCCCAGGCTGGCaaagaaatcttgttgaaaagtgTGGCCCAAGCAATGCCCACTTTTTCAATGCGTGTACTATGA